Genomic DNA from Solanum pennellii chromosome 3, SPENNV200:
AGCAAACTCCAGCCCAAGTTTCCGGCAGATTTCACAGCCCGTGAACGGCAGTAATTGTGGCCGTACCAAGTGTTTCCCGGGATGGCAACATTGTAGATGAAGGTGACGGCTTTCGAGTTGTAGCCGTAGATGGTAACATCATACGGTATCCATCCATCGTATCCGCTCCTGTACAGGTACGCATAACAGATCTGATACGTACATGGACCGTATACCGTATATGTATCCTTCGAACACCGCTCAAAAGCCCTGCTTGCCGGGTCATCTATCCGCGGTGCATAAACCTGGGGAAAAAATGGTATTCCGATCCGTGTTGGACAATTGAACAgtgaaattaaaacaaattggaGCTTAAAGCGGTATGAGAACCGGTATTTGTTACCTGATTTCCATAAGCATCGCCAAAGGCTAAACTAATTTGGTCTCTAGTGTAAGCTGGAGAAGAGCAGCTTGTCCTTATGCTTACCGTAAATGAACAGCGTGCATTTTGTCCCTAAAATATTCAGATTAATCCGTGCTCAAAACATATTGTTTGGTTAATTAATTGATACTTGATATTGCGGAAccaaaaaggagaagaaatgaCTGAATCATACCTGGTGCAGAGTGGTATTGATTATATCGAGGGATGACAAAGGCTGGGGCAAGAACACGATGGATCTTGATGCTTGGACACCGGAAGTTATGGAAGCGACGGTGATAACGAGAAGAAAGAGCATCGCCGGCCGGCTGGTCATGGCTGGTGACATCGAGAACCCTCTGTTAGGTAAACTTGTTTAACCAGTTTTTGGAATATGATATGGCAATCGGCGTTTACTAATTTGTGGCAAAACTTCGAACGGCACACAACTAATGTTTAGATAATAAGGAAAGGGTATATTCGTCATTCCGTGTCTAATGAGCGTAGACAGAAGGTATCAGGGTGGCAGGTAAAACGGATGGCTGGTGCTGCAAGTAGTACAAACGTGTTTGGCAtgcaaataatatttaaatttaagcATTGACAAATATACCTTATGAATGAGGTATaaatatgcaaaatatataaaatgcaGGTGCCAGGGGTAGGATAAAAAGTCTACATACACCCTGTCAAATACAGCACGGAGGTAGAAAAAAAAGTCTACATACACCCTATCTTTTTCAAACTTTATCAGTGAAATTTCACGAATAATTGCTTACCGCATGGTAAGGAAGAGTAGTAGACTATATTTTGGAGTTTGGACACAGTATTGACTTATTCGTGGCTTTATGTATCTTAGTGAGCAAGTATATGGACATTCTATTCAAATCCAATAAAAAAAGTTTCGGATGTGTTTTATCTGATAGGGATGGCTTGTTTGGTAGCTGGAGCTGCGGTTCCTTATgtcatttctttaaaataaatacaaaatagtCCTTATCTAAACTCTACTTCCTGGTTTAGACTTCAAGCATGTTCCTTCAGAAATTTCTGATTAGATTcaaaattgatgatatattaaaatttcagaACAAGATAATGTATTGTTGTGGCTAGCACAACTTTTAATCTATTTTGGGTAGATGAAAGAAGTTTTGGTAAAATCCATAGCGTTTTGGTGCTgaatttttccttgactttattaGGGGAGGCTGGTGAGAGAGGGAAGTAGTAGGCGGCACCCACAGTAATTTATTACTGGACATTGACATATAAGCTAAGGCAAAACTACAAAGTTTAAAGAGAAGTTACATAGTTAAAAGACCATTAATAAAAACGCACAAATTCAGAGGTCGAAAACCATATTCCGTTCAACTGGAAGGGTAAAATAGAGATACAATCCTCAAACAAGTCGAAGAATGTAGAGAAGGAATAGGAATCCATTCATCCCTTCTCCGCTTTTCAAAGGTTATGGGGAGTGATTTTTCTTATCTGGCCaagtaaataaatcaaatttaagtGCTAAAACCTGCTAATAAAATTACTAATAGACAATCCATAAGCCAAATGAAGATACAAAACATGCATTAAAACTATACTTGACGTACAGAGTGCAGCTTGAGTCCCAGGAGCTTTGCATAAAAAATCTTCATCAGAATTCTGTTGGTGGTTTCAACCTAACAAGTCTCTTGATTCTATCTTTATCAATGTTTTCGAGCAACCCCTTCAAAATACAAAAAGCGGAATAATATATCATTATCCAGACAGCAGCATGTTAACAGCTTTAAGAATTTCATAACACTGAAATACTTGAGAAGATGGAGAGTTTCAAGCATGTGAAATTGTTTTATGTTACAACACAGAGATATTTTATCTTACCGTCCACACAATCTCATCCAGGCACAAGCAAATCTTTCCATACTTATCCAGGAAAAGTCTCTCCGTTGGAGGTTTTCCACATACATCCTTGATAGCAGATGTTATAACAAAGATTGCTTCAGACACTGCAAATAAAGCCAAAAGTCTATATAAAAGAATGGAAAGACAAGTTTGATGATGCTATATACAAGTGTAGAACAGACATCCCAACATATGGAAAAGCAACCTAGATAATCCCCGTTGACAAGACACCACACAACTGATGGGAAGACAACATAACCTTGATGGAGGTTTCCATAAGAACATTGGCAGACATGTAGATGTTGTGGTTCCCATGGAAGCTACAATGGGATTTGTCATCTAAGCTAATGTGGTAGagttagggcccgtttggatgggcttaataaaagcagctttaaaaaagtacttttgaaagtgctgaaacttatttttaaaataagcagttatgcgtttggataaaagtgttgaagttgctatgccaaacgtgaaaagggaaaaatggaagaaagagatgttagggttatgtggtaatttggagattgtataaaaatattaagggcaaaaagataaaaatgtggtcaacttaaaacaacttataagctaaaaaaaaaaaaagcacccctaccccagcttttaacttttgacttaagataagtattttttaacttaaaataagttattttgagtattgccaaacagctaaataagtcaaaaaccagcttttaagtcagtttgaccagcttttaagctgagccaaacaggctcttagtgGTTGCTTCCCCCCTCCAGAGAATAGAACACCTCAAGTATAAGAAAAATCAGCTCACTTATGTAATCTACACTAAAATATTGAAGGACATCAAATAAGCTTCAGATTGAAAATCTCTTTTTCGTGGAATGAACACCATGATGCAATTATGTGCACAAACTAAAAGTAAGCTGCACATTGCGTTTTAATTGCAGAAAACTcaatcatttattttaggtaCACACACTCTTCTAGAGTAGATCTTGGGTAATAACTCCAATATATGATAGAGACATAGAGTCAAAACAATGATAGGAAAACTATTTAGTAAGTTGAgcatgtttattttttatcacgGCGATATCCGGGCAACATGTCCACCGGATACCTGCTACTTAGAAAACTGTCTGCCAAGACACAGGCAGATGAAAACAAACCACCTAATTTTTAACTCGGCTACATTTGAAACCTTATCTTGGACAGTATTAGTCCCTCTTCATTGACCGCTAAATACACCTTTAGGTACTTAGTAAGTTGACTTGTATTTAGagattttcttttaatacaCACAAAAGAAAGGATGATTGACTTGAAAATTAAATGGCAACATTCCaaatcatgaaatcaaattAGTTTGGAACATTCAGCAACTTCAAAGTTCGCAAAGGCATTGGTGTTCACATAATTAAGGTCAGAACAAGTTCGCGTTCTTCAACTCAACCACCTAAATTTATTGCCAAAAGCATGCTTTAAGCTACATGAAGACGGCATAAACAGCATGTCTAAATAAAGCTTATACATATGAGAAGAAGACAACACAATTTAAAGTGTCTtttcatcataaattaattGCTAATGAGGCCTTAAAAAACTGTACCATGCATCAGgagaacttattttttttttcttttaaacataAAGGTTAATGACTTAAAGTGTATGTGGTACACTTACATGCAAGTTCATCATACGCATCCTTTCCTACAACATAGATGCTGACATCTCCAAGTATTGTGTATACAATGTAAACAGACCTGCAGATGATAAGTTTGTGAAAATACTACAGATAAAAACAGTCCTAATTGTTAGCAAACCACCCTTAAATACAATAATCTTCTATTAAGGTTCAGCTGAAAGGAGAGTGCTTTCCAGAAGCAAGCAGCCAATTGATATAAATTCAGTTCCAAACACTACAAAGGGGGAAACTTGGAAGCAAGCAATCTTGTTCATCCCTCCCTCCTCACCTCTCCAATTCAcagttgtttttatttattatgttatttccATTGGTCAGGAATGTTTGAAAAAATAACCACAAAAACAAATTCACATACTTGTGGCAAGCCACTAGGAGTTCTTCATTCTTAATCCCTCTAAGATTCTCCGCACCTAGCTTAACTAGGAAAGACCTCCAATGCAGACGCTCCTCTGCTGGTACTCCATTAAAACTGcaagagaaaaaattaaaagaagtcATTCCTGCCtggaaaagaaaaactaaaaagttGTTTTCTGTACGACAAATAAAAGCCCCTTTCCCACTGGAGAACTTTGATTGAAGGAACAATAGAATAATTATCTCCGTGAAGGGATTATTccattaaaaacaaaagaagaaaaggcACTGTCCCATATGTATATTGATGCCATGAACTCTTAGTGCAATACAAATTGAAAAAAGATAATGGAAATCTTCAGATTTTAGTACATGATCtaatgtttcaaatttttggaCTCACTTAATTTCAGAAAAATGACACAATAGATGAATATTTCATACATAGCATCAATAAATGATAGTCAAAATAGATGAGCGCAacattagtattttttttaagagtGTACATTAGTATTAGTACTATGAAATAGGATGATCAACATCAAAGTGATGAGTATCTTTTTAAAATGGCGGTAAGACCAGTGATTTTATATGAGAGTAAATATTGGGCCTTACACAAGATGAACATAGAATGCGACTACAAGATGGATGACGACTATAGAAAATTAGACAGTACTAAAATGATCACCACCAATAGAAGGACAAGTAGCACACATAGGAGATGATGATAAATGGTTCCTTAGATTGGTCTGGTCATGCCATATGAAGACCTCCGTATGTATGAGTCGGTAGGTAGCATACCATGAAAGCAGAAGGTGCTTAAAGGGCAGAGTATACCTAAAATTACATTGAGAAAAATGTCTGAAATGATTCTTATAGACAATAACAGAAAGTCCATTTATTAGTTCCAGTTTTTGCTGGGACTTAATTCAGTCGGTAGAGAATGAAGAGAATCTAGTGTTGAAGAAGTCTAAATTATGGAGTTATTGGATGTTACAACTTACAAGTCAAAATGGATATTAAGGATCTCTATAACCAACCACAATTCAACTAGCTTAGAATGGAGTCGTATTGTAGTACTAGTAATCATAGGTGTTTATCAAAAGCCACCCCTCAAGTCATAAAAATTCTAGAGTATGGAGGAAATCAACTTCAACAAACACACACAGCAAAAGAAACAAATTTCATACAGAAGATTTCTTTTGCTCGTTCTTTATTCTCTTCATTAAATGCTTTCCTCTATCTTCCTCCACTTGTGGTGTGCTAAGAGGAACTTAATGCACCAAGGATGTAGCCTAGTGGTGACCGTAGGTTGAAAACATTTTGGTGGTTGGAGAGTGAGGCATCCgatggaattagtcgaggtgctTAGGAGAGGGAGGCATCACATGGAATTAGTCGAGGGGCGCCCAATCAGTCCCAAGACAcctattataaaaattaaaaggaacTCAGGCTAATATGTGATATGGAGAAGCATCAATTTAATGGAATGCAAAATTGAGCTTCTTCCTGAATGATTTCCAATCAAACAGAACAAAGCCCCAAAAAAACAATAAACTAGAGATCAGCAGATCTTATGAAACAG
This window encodes:
- the LOC107015438 gene encoding embryo-specific protein ATS3B-like; the protein is MSPAMTSRPAMLFLLVITVASITSGVQASRSIVFLPQPLSSLDIINTTLHQGQNARCSFTVSIRTSCSSPAYTRDQISLAFGDAYGNQVYAPRIDDPASRAFERCSKDTYTVYGPCTYQICYAYLYRSGYDGWIPYDVTIYGYNSKAVTFIYNVAIPGNTWYGHNYCRSRAVKSAGNLGWSLLSVGSTMLYTIAGLFRG
- the LOC107015439 gene encoding TSET complex member tstD-like — encoded protein: MLLAVLFSNSEGNILVERFNGVPAEERLHWRSFLVKLGAENLRGIKNEELLVACHKSVYIVYTILGDVSIYVVGKDAYDELALSEAIFVITSAIKDVCGKPPTERLFLDKYGKICLCLDEIVWTGLLENIDKDRIKRLVRLKPPTEF